From Phocoena phocoena chromosome 16, mPhoPho1.1, whole genome shotgun sequence, a single genomic window includes:
- the CASP7 gene encoding caspase-7 isoform X3, with translation MADSQDHIEEQGAGDSANNDTVDAKPDRSSFVPSLFSKKKKNDSGKSAKNPRDRVPTYQYNMNFEKVGKCIIINNKNFDRATGMGVRNGTDKDAEALFKCFRSLGFDVTVYNDCSCARMQDLLKKASEEDHRNSACFACILLSHGEENLHTCFCSQLHGVISALIFRLAGERSLMMGSRPTRGLSVTQMLVPDIRSQLKPTFSSPIPQFQAITHGGTQGVAPGLCRPSAPS, from the exons atggCGGACAGTCAAGACCATATTGAGGAGCAGGGGGCTGGGGACTCAGCAAACAATGACACAGTTGATGCGAAGCCAGACCGGTCCTCTTTTGTCCCATCACTCTTCAG taagaagaagaaaaatgactcaGGGAAATCGGCCAAGAACCCCCGGGACCGAGTGCCTACGTATCAGTATAACATGAATTTTGAGAAGGTGGGCAAATGCATCATCATAAACAACAAGAACTTCGACAGAGCGACAG GAATGGGTGTCCGCAACGGAACAGACAAAGATGCTGAGGCTCTTTTCAAGTGCTTCCGAAGCCTGGGTTTCGATGTGACCGTCTATAATGACTGCTCTTGTGCCAGGATGCAAGATCTGCTGAAAAAAG CTTCTGAAGAGGACCACAGAAATTCAGCCTGCTTTGCCTGCATCTTATTAAGCCAcggagaagaaaattt GCACACATGTTTCTGTTCCCAACTTCACGGAGTGATCTCTGCTTTGATATTTAGGCTTGCCGGGGAACGGAGCTTGATGATGGGATCCAGGCCGACTCGGGGCCTATCAGTGACACAGATGCTAGTCCCCGATATAAGATCCCAGTTGAAGCCGACTTTCTCTTCGCCTATTCCACAGTTCCAG GCTATTACTCATGGAGGAACCCAGGGAGTGGCTCCTGGTTTGTGCAGGCCCTCTGCTCCATCCTGA
- the CASP7 gene encoding caspase-7 isoform X2 — protein sequence MQRGLLSDGDMSKKKKNDSGKSAKNPRDRVPTYQYNMNFEKVGKCIIINNKNFDRATGMGVRNGTDKDAEALFKCFRSLGFDVTVYNDCSCARMQDLLKKASEEDHRNSACFACILLSHGEENLIYGTDGKTAIKDLTAHFRGDRCKTLLEKPKLFFIQACRGTELDDGIQADSGPISDTDASPRYKIPVEADFLFAYSTVPGYYSWRNPGSGSWFVQALCSILNEHGKSLEILQILTRVNDRVARHFESQSNDPCFHEKKQIPCVVSMLTKELYF from the exons ATGCAGAGGGGGTTGCTTTCAGATGGAGACATGAG taagaagaagaaaaatgactcaGGGAAATCGGCCAAGAACCCCCGGGACCGAGTGCCTACGTATCAGTATAACATGAATTTTGAGAAGGTGGGCAAATGCATCATCATAAACAACAAGAACTTCGACAGAGCGACAG GAATGGGTGTCCGCAACGGAACAGACAAAGATGCTGAGGCTCTTTTCAAGTGCTTCCGAAGCCTGGGTTTCGATGTGACCGTCTATAATGACTGCTCTTGTGCCAGGATGCAAGATCTGCTGAAAAAAG CTTCTGAAGAGGACCACAGAAATTCAGCCTGCTTTGCCTGCATCTTATTAAGCCAcggagaagaaaatttaatttatggAACAGATGGCAAGACAGCAATAAAGGACTTGACAGCCCATTTTAGGGGTGATCGATGCAAAACCCTGTTAGAGAAACCCAAACTCTTCTTCATTCAG GCTTGCCGGGGAACGGAGCTTGATGATGGGATCCAGGCCGACTCGGGGCCTATCAGTGACACAGATGCTAGTCCCCGATATAAGATCCCAGTTGAAGCCGACTTTCTCTTCGCCTATTCCACAGTTCCAG GCTATTACTCATGGAGGAACCCAGGGAGTGGCTCCTGGTTTGTGCAGGCCCTCTGCTCCATCCTGAACGAGCACGGGAAGAGCTTGGAGATCTTGCAGATTCTCACCAGGGTGAATGACAGGGTGGCCAGGCACTTTGAATCTCAATCTAATGACCCATGCTTCCATGAGAAGAAGCAGATCCCATGTGTGGTCTCCATGCTCACCAAGGAACTCTACTTCTGA
- the CASP7 gene encoding caspase-7 isoform X1 — MADSQDHIEEQGAGDSANNDTVDAKPDRSSFVPSLFSKKKKNDSGKSAKNPRDRVPTYQYNMNFEKVGKCIIINNKNFDRATGMGVRNGTDKDAEALFKCFRSLGFDVTVYNDCSCARMQDLLKKASEEDHRNSACFACILLSHGEENLIYGTDGKTAIKDLTAHFRGDRCKTLLEKPKLFFIQACRGTELDDGIQADSGPISDTDASPRYKIPVEADFLFAYSTVPGYYSWRNPGSGSWFVQALCSILNEHGKSLEILQILTRVNDRVARHFESQSNDPCFHEKKQIPCVVSMLTKELYF, encoded by the exons atggCGGACAGTCAAGACCATATTGAGGAGCAGGGGGCTGGGGACTCAGCAAACAATGACACAGTTGATGCGAAGCCAGACCGGTCCTCTTTTGTCCCATCACTCTTCAG taagaagaagaaaaatgactcaGGGAAATCGGCCAAGAACCCCCGGGACCGAGTGCCTACGTATCAGTATAACATGAATTTTGAGAAGGTGGGCAAATGCATCATCATAAACAACAAGAACTTCGACAGAGCGACAG GAATGGGTGTCCGCAACGGAACAGACAAAGATGCTGAGGCTCTTTTCAAGTGCTTCCGAAGCCTGGGTTTCGATGTGACCGTCTATAATGACTGCTCTTGTGCCAGGATGCAAGATCTGCTGAAAAAAG CTTCTGAAGAGGACCACAGAAATTCAGCCTGCTTTGCCTGCATCTTATTAAGCCAcggagaagaaaatttaatttatggAACAGATGGCAAGACAGCAATAAAGGACTTGACAGCCCATTTTAGGGGTGATCGATGCAAAACCCTGTTAGAGAAACCCAAACTCTTCTTCATTCAG GCTTGCCGGGGAACGGAGCTTGATGATGGGATCCAGGCCGACTCGGGGCCTATCAGTGACACAGATGCTAGTCCCCGATATAAGATCCCAGTTGAAGCCGACTTTCTCTTCGCCTATTCCACAGTTCCAG GCTATTACTCATGGAGGAACCCAGGGAGTGGCTCCTGGTTTGTGCAGGCCCTCTGCTCCATCCTGAACGAGCACGGGAAGAGCTTGGAGATCTTGCAGATTCTCACCAGGGTGAATGACAGGGTGGCCAGGCACTTTGAATCTCAATCTAATGACCCATGCTTCCATGAGAAGAAGCAGATCCCATGTGTGGTCTCCATGCTCACCAAGGAACTCTACTTCTGA